A single Cucumis melo cultivar AY chromosome 4, USDA_Cmelo_AY_1.0, whole genome shotgun sequence DNA region contains:
- the LOC127148860 gene encoding uncharacterized protein LOC127148860: MDDLNEEVSVGELNAIVEETPKELKRRRGPTIMFDVTRIRSLGDKKVVRYNEDGAPIGENGAKLKSFIGFATHYHVPITDMSWKSVPAELKDKIFTTVEAAFVIDPRSRKNVLQTAGISFRQFKNWLTTKYIIPHKNEPQLLQVPPEKYSFIEQNHWEEFVRSRLSETFQEKRKLQQDRRSKNKYNHRISRKGYANLKEKMVICLDV, from the exons ATGGACGATCTTAATGAAGAAGTTAGTGTCGGTGAGTTGAATGCAATAGTTGAAGAAACCCCAAAAGAGTTAAAGCGACGACGAGGACCTACTATTATGTTTGATGTAACTCGCATTAGAAGTTTGGGAGACAAGAAGGTGGTGAGGTACAATGAAGACGGAGCACCTATTGGTGAGAATGGAGCGAAGTTAAAGTCTTTCATAGGGTTTGCAACCCATTATCATGTCCCTATCACAGATATGTCTTGGAAAAGTGTGCCTGCAGAACTGAAAGATAAGATATTCACTACAGTTGag gctGCATTCGTCATTGATCCAAGATCTAGGAAAAACGTTCTCCAAACTGCAGGTATTTCGTTTCGTCAGTTTAAGAACTGGCTAACAACGAAATACATCATCCCGCATAAAAATGAACCACAATTGCTTCAAGTTCCACCTGAAAAGTATTCCTTCATTGAGCAAAATCACTGGGAAGAGTTTGTAAGGTCAAGGTTATCAGAGACCTTTCAG gaaaaaagaaaattacaacaAGATAGACGATCGAAGAACAAATACAATCATAGAATCTCAAGGAAAGGGTATGCCAATCTTAAGGAGAAAATGGTAATATGTTTAGATGTCTAA